Proteins encoded in a region of the Apilactobacillus apisilvae genome:
- a CDS encoding glycosyltransferase, with protein sequence MGFLDIINDFIIGYPIIVSAIWIVGSIFESLYRKHEKFVSISGKDLVSIIVPSHNETDTLRGAIDSISKIDYQNFEIVLVDDKSDDDTLDIMYELQKKYANQFRIKIVPIEVNQGKANAMNKGFAASEGKYIMGIDADSLIAENSVTEMVKTLASDKNLGAVAGKPVVRNRTTILGRLQLLEYIGVIDIIKKAQSFLYGRINTVSGVMVGFRREAIEDVGGWHTDVITEDIDITWRMYRKHWQVRYQPAMICWILVPENTRSLIKQRRRWARGGMEVLVKNHDFLIHSDISRKALLYETIISNTWAVLTALSTISYLFNLLLIHEVQLDGDVLLLLIVISITQFCIGFLGSKAKAFLQFRDLLLIPAYIVYYWMINLISCISALVSFFLDPENVGTWSSPDRGVK encoded by the coding sequence ATGGGATTTTTAGACATAATCAATGATTTTATAATCGGATATCCAATCATTGTTTCTGCAATTTGGATTGTTGGTTCTATTTTCGAAAGTCTATATCGTAAACATGAGAAGTTTGTCAGTATTTCAGGCAAAGATTTAGTATCAATTATCGTTCCATCACATAATGAAACTGATACTTTAAGAGGAGCAATTGACTCTATATCAAAAATTGATTATCAAAACTTTGAAATCGTATTAGTTGATGATAAAAGTGATGATGATACTTTAGATATAATGTATGAACTACAAAAGAAATATGCTAACCAGTTCAGAATTAAAATTGTTCCAATTGAAGTCAATCAGGGTAAAGCTAATGCTATGAACAAAGGATTTGCCGCATCAGAAGGTAAATACATTATGGGAATTGATGCTGATTCTTTAATTGCTGAAAATTCCGTTACTGAAATGGTAAAAACTTTAGCATCTGATAAAAATCTTGGTGCCGTCGCTGGAAAACCAGTTGTAAGAAACCGTACTACTATTTTAGGTCGTCTACAATTACTAGAATATATTGGTGTTATTGATATTATTAAAAAAGCCCAATCATTCTTATATGGACGTATTAACACTGTTTCAGGTGTTATGGTAGGTTTCAGAAGAGAAGCAATTGAAGATGTTGGCGGTTGGCATACCGATGTTATTACCGAAGATATTGATATTACTTGGCGGATGTACCGTAAACATTGGCAAGTTAGATACCAACCAGCAATGATATGTTGGATCTTAGTTCCAGAAAATACTAGAAGTTTAATTAAACAACGTCGTCGTTGGGCTCGTGGTGGTATGGAAGTTTTAGTTAAAAATCATGATTTCTTAATTCATAGTGATATATCTCGTAAAGCATTACTATATGAAACAATCATTAGTAACACTTGGGCGGTTTTAACTGCATTAAGCACTATTTCTTATTTATTTAATTTATTGTTAATTCATGAAGTTCAATTAGACGGTGATGTATTGCTACTATTAATTGTAATCAGTATTACACAATTTTGTATTGGATTTTTAGGATCAAAAGCGAAGGCATTTTTACAATTCCGTGATTTATTATTAATCCCAGCATATATTGTTTACTACTGGATGATTAACTTAATTTCATGTATTAGTGCCCTAGTATCATTCTTCTTGGATCCTGAAAATGTAGGAACTTGGAGCAGTCCTGACCGGGGGGTTAAATAA
- a CDS encoding MDR family MFS transporter, with product MNVDANGKSYNKTMLIILLLVGTFCTILNQTILSTAFPTLMKAFDINTSTVQWLTSGFMMVNGIAIPVSAWLSSRVNTKWLYLGAMIVFEIGTIVSFFASNFGILLAGRLIQAAGVGVTMPLLQTIMLSIFPPEKRGAAMGLSGVVIGLAPAIGPTLSGWILINFTWRDLFGMIIPIVALVILLGFKFMRPILPTKKSKIDVLSLILSTIGFGSALYGFSEVGTAGWGSTTVISTLIVGAIFIALFVWRQLVMTNPFLNIRVFKNVRFTVATAMSSITMMALVGFEMVLPLYLQIIRGMNAFHSGLTLLLGALMMGIVSPFAGQIFDKYGAKKLVTTGFLLLIIGTIPFTFLTEDASVTYIVLLYAVRTFGMAMVMMPATTYGMNALSTDMINHGTAVNNTVRQVGSAIATAVLVSILSNVTTSNMPSTHLKTLDPVAYGHSALSATLSGYHAAFWVAAIFTILGLIVSFAVSDKKGGNK from the coding sequence ATGAATGTAGACGCAAACGGCAAAAGTTACAATAAAACAATGCTAATAATTCTACTATTAGTTGGTACATTTTGTACGATTTTAAATCAAACAATTTTATCAACTGCATTTCCTACATTGATGAAGGCTTTTGATATTAACACTTCAACTGTTCAATGGTTAACATCAGGTTTCATGATGGTGAATGGGATTGCAATCCCAGTTAGTGCTTGGCTTTCAAGTCGAGTTAATACTAAATGGCTATACTTAGGAGCGATGATTGTTTTTGAAATAGGAACAATTGTATCTTTCTTTGCCAGTAATTTTGGTATTTTATTAGCTGGAAGATTGATTCAAGCTGCTGGTGTTGGTGTTACTATGCCATTATTACAAACAATTATGTTATCGATTTTCCCACCTGAAAAACGTGGAGCTGCAATGGGATTATCCGGAGTTGTTATTGGGTTAGCTCCTGCAATTGGTCCTACATTATCTGGTTGGATTTTGATTAACTTTACTTGGCGTGACTTATTTGGAATGATTATTCCAATTGTTGCTTTAGTAATCTTATTAGGATTTAAGTTTATGCGTCCAATCTTACCAACTAAGAAATCTAAAATTGATGTACTTTCACTTATTTTATCCACAATTGGATTTGGTAGTGCATTATATGGATTTTCTGAAGTTGGGACTGCTGGTTGGGGAAGCACAACTGTTATCTCAACATTAATTGTTGGTGCTATCTTTATCGCTTTATTCGTATGGCGTCAATTAGTAATGACCAATCCATTTTTAAATATTCGTGTATTTAAAAACGTTAGATTTACAGTTGCTACTGCCATGTCATCTATTACAATGATGGCTCTAGTTGGATTTGAAATGGTTTTACCATTATATCTACAAATTATTCGTGGAATGAATGCTTTTCATTCTGGATTAACCTTATTACTAGGGGCATTAATGATGGGGATTGTCTCACCATTTGCTGGTCAAATATTTGATAAATACGGTGCTAAAAAATTAGTCACAACGGGATTTCTACTGTTAATCATAGGAACCATTCCTTTTACTTTCTTAACTGAAGATGCTTCAGTTACTTACATTGTATTGTTATACGCAGTTAGAACTTTCGGAATGGCAATGGTTATGATGCCAGCTACTACTTATGGTATGAATGCTTTGTCTACTGACATGATTAATCATGGAACTGCTGTTAACAATACGGTAAGACAAGTAGGTTCAGCAATTGCAACTGCAGTATTAGTATCCATTTTATCCAACGTAACAACTAGCAATATGCCTTCAACACACTTGAAGACTTTAGATCCAGTTGCTTACGGTCATTCAGCATTATCAGCTACGCTAAGTGGATACCATGCTGCCTTCTGGGTTGCTGCTATTTTCACAATTCTTGGCTTAATTGTTTCATTTGCAGTTAGTGATAAAAAGGGAGGTAACAAATAA
- a CDS encoding MerR family transcriptional regulator, with translation MVERLNDDEVKDYSNRLYKIFKDLDLLVGIGGLSKMCKVPQSKIRYWEQKGYIEAVDTDKNKNRRYPYHSIIKVELIKSFLNSGYTLSAAADKAAVFDRTGSIIRKVIGNRFNELTLIDNKPAINMGPVDGTKDQYIYFIDEGNDIKTKIIKKNS, from the coding sequence TTGGTTGAAAGATTAAATGACGATGAGGTCAAGGATTATTCAAATCGCTTATACAAAATTTTTAAAGATTTAGACTTATTAGTTGGAATCGGTGGTTTGTCAAAAATGTGTAAAGTCCCTCAATCTAAAATTAGATACTGGGAACAAAAAGGATACATTGAAGCAGTTGACACAGATAAAAATAAGAATCGTCGCTATCCATATCATTCAATTATCAAGGTCGAATTAATTAAATCATTTTTAAATTCTGGTTACACATTAAGTGCCGCAGCTGATAAAGCAGCTGTTTTTGACCGAACTGGTAGTATTATAAGAAAAGTTATCGGTAATCGATTTAATGAATTAACCTTAATTGATAACAAGCCGGCTATTAATATGGGCCCAGTTGATGGAACGAAAGATCAATATATTTATTTCATAGATGAAGGTAATGATATAAAAACCAAAATAATAAAAAAGAATTCCTAA